A portion of the Parcubacteria group bacterium genome contains these proteins:
- the rnc gene encoding ribonuclease III — MKHFSEFEGKIGVSFADKNLLKQAFTHRSFLNEHPGEDIQHNERLEFLGDAVLELVSTEYLYATFPNKPEGELTAYRAALVNTVSISSVAKTLEMDNYLLLSKGEARDVGKARQFILANTYEAFIGALYLDQGYEAARTFITTTLLYRLKTILEERSWQDAKSHFQEEAQEKTGVTPSYSVLKEEGPDHAKIFTVGVYLGDEEVAVGQGQSKQEAEQGAAAEALKRKGWGQQ; from the coding sequence ATGAAGCATTTTTCGGAGTTTGAAGGGAAGATAGGGGTTTCGTTTGCTGACAAAAATCTTCTTAAACAAGCCTTTACGCACCGCTCATTCCTTAATGAGCACCCCGGGGAAGATATTCAACACAATGAACGTCTCGAATTTTTAGGAGACGCTGTTTTAGAGCTCGTCTCAACCGAGTATCTTTATGCCACCTTCCCCAATAAGCCGGAAGGAGAGTTAACTGCTTACCGAGCGGCACTCGTTAACACCGTGAGTATTTCTTCAGTCGCCAAGACCTTGGAAATGGACAACTATCTTTTGCTGTCCAAGGGTGAGGCGCGCGATGTAGGCAAGGCACGCCAATTTATACTCGCAAACACCTACGAAGCCTTTATCGGGGCGTTATATCTTGATCAAGGATATGAGGCCGCAAGGACTTTTATCACAACAACGCTTCTCTATCGGCTCAAGACAATACTTGAGGAGCGTTCTTGGCAAGACGCAAAAAGCCATTTCCAAGAAGAAGCACAGGAAAAGACAGGGGTCACTCCTTCGTATTCAGTTCTCAAAGAGGAGGGGCCTGACCATGCTAAAATATTCACTGTTGGTGTTTATTTGGGCGACGAGGAAGTTGCGGTAGGACAGGGGCAGTCAAAACAGGAAGCAGAGCAAGGCGCTGCCGCAGAAGCTCTGAAAAGAAAGGGGTGGGGGCAACAATAA
- the rpmF gene encoding 50S ribosomal protein L32: MVVHMRHTRSHTGNRRSHHALKRPPLAVCSNCNAKRLQHHACLNCGMYRGRKVIDVAKKLAKKERKQKELANAGR; encoded by the coding sequence ATGGTTGTACACATGCGACACACGCGGAGCCATACGGGAAACCGACGCTCTCACCATGCCTTAAAGAGGCCGCCTCTTGCGGTGTGTTCAAACTGTAACGCCAAGCGCCTGCAACACCACGCATGTCTCAATTGCGGAATGTACCGCGGGAGAAAAGTTATCGATGTTGCCAAGAAATTGGCCAAAAAAGAGCGCAAACAAAAAGAACTCGCAAACGCCGGTCGCTAG
- the thrS gene encoding threonine--tRNA ligase, producing the protein MAQEKQPKEEPQEKDHKQLGKELDLFTFSDLVGSGLPLWTPKGTILRNLLDDYVFQLRSVHGFQKVEIPHITKRALYETSGHWEKFKEDLFKIKTREEDEFALKPMNCPHHTQIYARRPWSYRELPQRYANTTMVYRDEQSGELNGLSRTRSITQDDAHTFCRESQVKEEFIKIWDIIEKFYRTFGFTPKKIRLSFRDPLHPEKFLGEQSRWETAESILREIAESKNAETIEGPGEAAFYGPKLDFMAEDARGRLWQVATIQLDMNMPERFDLTCINEAGEKERIVMIHAAIMGSIERFLSVLIEHLQGAFPLWLSPVQIAVLPVGATHREYGEKVTQTLREAGIRAELSGEDETLGKRIRKVRVEKVPYFLVLGDEEVGANNVTLESRTDGTPKQKISLEELTQKLVLEIEERRA; encoded by the coding sequence ATGGCGCAAGAAAAACAACCCAAGGAGGAGCCGCAAGAGAAAGACCACAAACAGCTCGGCAAAGAGCTCGACTTGTTCACGTTTTCGGACCTTGTAGGTTCAGGGCTTCCTTTATGGACCCCAAAAGGCACCATTTTGCGCAATCTCCTTGATGACTACGTCTTTCAGCTGCGCTCCGTACACGGATTCCAAAAAGTGGAAATCCCCCACATTACTAAGCGGGCACTCTACGAGACGAGCGGGCACTGGGAGAAGTTCAAGGAAGATCTTTTCAAAATCAAAACACGCGAAGAGGACGAGTTTGCCTTAAAGCCCATGAACTGTCCTCACCACACACAGATCTATGCGCGGCGTCCATGGAGTTATCGGGAGCTTCCTCAGCGGTATGCAAACACGACGATGGTATATCGCGACGAACAGTCAGGGGAGCTTAATGGCCTCTCTCGCACTCGTTCGATTACCCAAGATGACGCACACACCTTCTGTCGTGAATCACAGGTAAAGGAGGAATTCATAAAAATTTGGGACATTATTGAAAAGTTCTATAGAACTTTTGGGTTTACTCCGAAGAAGATTCGTTTGTCCTTCCGCGACCCTCTCCATCCTGAAAAATTCCTTGGCGAACAGAGTCGTTGGGAAACCGCAGAAAGCATCTTACGCGAGATTGCTGAAAGCAAGAATGCAGAAACAATTGAAGGCCCTGGCGAAGCGGCATTCTACGGACCAAAACTTGATTTTATGGCCGAAGATGCTCGCGGACGTCTCTGGCAGGTGGCCACAATTCAGTTGGACATGAACATGCCCGAACGATTTGACCTCACATGCATAAATGAAGCGGGTGAAAAAGAACGAATCGTAATGATCCACGCCGCCATCATGGGATCAATTGAACGCTTTCTGTCGGTTCTCATCGAACATCTCCAGGGAGCCTTCCCCCTCTGGCTCTCCCCTGTCCAGATTGCAGTTTTGCCTGTGGGCGCGACACATAGAGAGTATGGAGAGAAAGTAACTCAAACACTTAGAGAGGCGGGTATTAGAGCCGAACTTTCTGGAGAAGACGAGACACTTGGAAAGCGCATTAGAAAGGTGCGCGTGGAAAAAGTCCCTTATTTCCTTGTTTTGGGTGATGAAGAAGTTGGCGCGAATAACGTGACGCTAGAGAGTCGGACCGATGGAACTCCAAAACAAAAAATTTCTCTTGAGGAATTAACTCAAAAGCTTGTGCTTGAAATTGAGGAGCGCCGTGCCTAA
- the nusB gene encoding transcription antitermination factor NusB: MANRHLARSIVMQTLFEWDFGSKTETEAIEILKRNVAEFAPGAGDFSFMENLLKGIFKKRKTLDDIIEKAAPEWPIAKIAIIDRNVLRIGLYELLFADHQEVPTKVAINEAIELAKSFSGETSGRFVNGVLGAVYRELGEPGKDDVAKKKKGKTPIDPSKLPLEQLGGSVVYAQNGKTVYLAFVHDIFGRWTLSKGKLEKDEKVEDGTTREIKEEIGVDIVIKEKIGDNEYIANDPERGKIRKRVTYFLGEAPYKELTLGPSGGLDDAKWFELKEIPQLTMYEDIIPIVTKGITLLKKYQQ; this comes from the coding sequence ATGGCAAATAGGCACCTTGCAAGAAGTATTGTCATGCAGACGCTCTTTGAGTGGGATTTTGGTAGCAAGACAGAAACGGAAGCAATAGAGATACTCAAACGAAATGTCGCAGAATTCGCTCCCGGAGCCGGAGATTTTTCTTTTATGGAAAATCTCTTGAAGGGTATCTTTAAGAAGCGAAAAACACTCGACGATATTATCGAGAAGGCTGCCCCTGAATGGCCAATAGCAAAAATAGCGATTATTGACCGTAACGTACTCCGCATTGGGCTTTACGAACTTCTTTTCGCAGACCACCAAGAGGTCCCCACAAAGGTAGCCATCAACGAGGCCATCGAACTCGCAAAATCTTTCAGCGGGGAGACAAGCGGACGTTTTGTAAACGGTGTTTTGGGAGCTGTCTACCGAGAGCTCGGAGAACCGGGGAAAGACGATGTGGCGAAGAAAAAGAAAGGAAAGACCCCCATCGACCCATCAAAGCTCCCCCTGGAACAGCTCGGTGGTTCTGTCGTCTATGCGCAGAACGGCAAGACGGTGTACCTTGCTTTCGTACACGACATATTTGGCCGATGGACGCTCTCCAAGGGTAAGCTCGAAAAAGATGAAAAAGTCGAGGATGGAACTACGCGAGAAATTAAAGAAGAAATCGGCGTTGATATCGTTATCAAAGAGAAAATAGGGGACAATGAATACATAGCCAACGATCCTGAGCGCGGTAAGATTAGAAAGCGGGTTACCTATTTTCTCGGAGAAGCACCGTATAAAGAATTAACACTTGGTCCGTCGGGTGGCCTCGACGACGCCAAGTGGTTTGAATTAAAAGAAATACCCCAGCTAACAATGTACGAAGATATTATTCCCATTGTTACAAAAGGTATAACATTACTAAAAAAATATCAGCAATAA
- a CDS encoding ribonuclease HII, translating into MSKFTHIIGIDESGRGPLAGPVFLGAVCMRRANLHYLEHHFVGLKDPKRMTAKQREEWFVVLKEAEERRIFQVSVTFSSHATIDAHGIVPAIRFALHRASRRIKAPRDTTRVLLDGGLRAQRTFLNQTTIVRGDSKEPLIMLAALAAKVTRDRYMRRLHVEYPQYAFDQHKGYGTALHYTALQKYGPSPVHRRSFLGGLQ; encoded by the coding sequence ATGAGCAAGTTTACCCACATCATTGGTATTGATGAATCAGGGAGGGGACCTCTTGCGGGCCCAGTTTTTCTGGGGGCCGTATGCATGAGACGTGCCAACCTTCACTATTTGGAACATCACTTTGTTGGATTGAAAGATCCAAAACGAATGACCGCAAAGCAACGTGAAGAATGGTTTGTTGTGTTAAAAGAAGCAGAGGAGCGGAGGATATTCCAGGTTTCCGTCACATTCTCAAGTCATGCGACCATAGACGCGCACGGCATTGTTCCTGCGATTCGTTTTGCGCTTCACCGTGCGTCACGACGCATCAAAGCCCCGCGGGACACAACACGAGTCCTTCTTGACGGTGGGTTGAGGGCACAACGTACCTTTTTGAACCAAACAACCATTGTGAGGGGCGACTCAAAAGAGCCACTCATTATGTTGGCTGCCCTTGCCGCTAAGGTAACTCGCGATAGATACATGCGTCGTCTCCATGTGGAATACCCGCAATACGCCTTCGACCAACACAAAGGGTACGGCACCGCGCTTCACTACACGGCCCTACAAAAATACGGCCCATCCCCGGTACATCGGCGATCTTTCCTTGGGGGACTCCAATAG
- a CDS encoding DNA polymerase III subunit alpha — MKPFVHLHTHSHYSLLDGLSNVQEMVKLAKKYGMPALAITDHGAMYGAIEFYKACQKEGIKPIIGLEAYVANGSRHDKRSGVDNRRFHLTLLAQNVTGYRNLIQLVSKAHLEGFYYKPRVDKELLREHKEGLIALSGCMAGELSRTIAGKNTAATRAIIAEYQDIFGKDNYFLEIMYHPGVEGYAEIRAATIELSRQTGVPLVATQDSHYLHKDDARAHETLLAVQQGTDVENTNRLSFANDDFSFIDTETAYKYFADVPEAVERTSEIAERCTIDLKLGSWVFPDYKVPQGVTHDMELRRLAYEGLSFRGIAETPEIKERIDYELSVIQGKGYSPYFLVVGDLLRFARENGILTNTRGSAAGSLVSYLLGITSVDPLRFDLPFERFLNPDRPSAPDIDMDFADNRRDEVIAYARKKYGENHVAQIGTFGTMMARGAVRDVARALGHPYDLGDRIAKQIPFGSQGFPMTIEHAFEISPDLKMMHDKEEAAREILDLAKRLEGTVRHVSVHAAGVVIAPGPVTDYTPVQLDPGGSNMITQYDMYAVEDVGLLKLDFLGIRNLAILADAINLVEKYRGQRWDVHTIPLDDKKTFEMLSRGETAGVFQLNGDGMTRSLVDLKPTTVHDINLMVALYRPGPMDNINEYIARKHGRTTITYPHPKMKSFLERTYGVLVYQDDLLMTAIEVAGYSWGEVDKFRKAVGKKIPEEMAKQHKIFVLGCEKHSGMKKEEAEALWRLFEPFQGYGFNKAHAASYGVVAYQTAFMKANYPAEYMTAVLTAEAGDIEKVAGIIADCTRMGISVLPPNVNESFTDFTVIKGVGEEGDKIRFGLLSIKNFGQDIAEAVILERESKGSFQSYADFLERMNHKNMNKKSLESLIKAGALDELVERGTALGSLETALAYNREHARNEKAQSSLFGLMENKTSVPQLRLPETEPLSEEQKLAWEKELLGLYISGNPLKKHEKRLKELQINITKVKNYRDGVTTLIGGIILEAKPIMTKKGEQMAFLKVADFNDSIEVVVFPSAFSKYKSLLEADKQVLMKGRVSRRNGEPSLVVESIKEL; from the coding sequence ATGAAGCCTTTTGTGCATCTCCATACACACTCGCATTACTCTCTTCTTGATGGCCTTTCCAATGTGCAAGAGATGGTGAAATTGGCAAAAAAGTATGGGATGCCTGCACTCGCTATCACAGACCACGGTGCGATGTATGGCGCAATCGAGTTTTACAAAGCGTGCCAAAAAGAAGGCATTAAGCCCATCATTGGACTAGAGGCCTATGTTGCAAACGGGAGCCGTCATGACAAGCGTTCGGGTGTTGATAATCGTCGCTTTCACCTGACACTTCTTGCCCAAAACGTAACTGGCTATAGGAATTTGATTCAGCTTGTATCAAAAGCGCACTTAGAGGGTTTCTACTACAAACCGCGCGTTGATAAAGAGCTCCTCCGCGAACACAAAGAAGGGCTCATCGCCCTCTCGGGGTGTATGGCCGGCGAACTCTCGCGCACTATCGCGGGCAAAAATACGGCCGCAACCCGCGCTATTATTGCCGAGTATCAAGACATTTTTGGTAAAGACAATTACTTTTTGGAGATTATGTACCACCCAGGAGTCGAGGGGTATGCAGAGATTCGTGCCGCCACAATTGAGCTTTCGAGACAAACTGGCGTTCCGCTTGTCGCCACACAAGACTCCCATTATCTACACAAAGATGACGCACGCGCGCATGAGACGCTTTTGGCGGTACAGCAAGGGACGGATGTTGAGAATACAAACCGTCTTTCGTTCGCGAATGATGACTTTTCTTTCATCGACACGGAAACGGCTTACAAATATTTTGCGGATGTGCCAGAGGCGGTAGAGAGGACTTCTGAAATAGCGGAGCGTTGCACTATCGATCTCAAACTTGGTAGCTGGGTCTTTCCTGATTACAAAGTTCCACAGGGGGTTACGCACGATATGGAATTGCGGCGATTGGCGTATGAAGGCCTCTCCTTTCGTGGTATTGCAGAGACTCCCGAAATCAAGGAGAGGATTGACTATGAGCTCTCCGTCATTCAAGGGAAGGGGTATTCCCCTTATTTTCTCGTCGTGGGTGACCTCCTCCGCTTCGCTCGAGAGAACGGCATTTTGACCAATACCAGAGGATCCGCCGCGGGTTCGCTTGTCTCGTACCTTCTCGGTATCACAAGTGTTGACCCCCTGCGTTTTGACCTACCATTCGAGCGTTTTTTGAACCCAGATCGACCGTCGGCCCCGGATATTGATATGGACTTCGCGGACAACCGTCGTGATGAGGTGATTGCCTACGCGCGAAAGAAGTATGGAGAGAATCACGTAGCGCAAATCGGCACCTTCGGCACCATGATGGCTCGTGGCGCTGTTCGTGATGTTGCGCGCGCGCTCGGGCATCCATACGACCTCGGAGATAGAATTGCAAAACAAATCCCTTTTGGTTCGCAAGGATTTCCAATGACGATTGAACATGCTTTCGAGATTTCTCCCGATCTGAAGATGATGCACGACAAAGAAGAGGCCGCGCGTGAAATACTCGACCTTGCAAAACGCCTCGAAGGCACCGTGCGGCACGTTTCGGTGCATGCGGCGGGTGTTGTGATTGCTCCTGGGCCGGTCACGGATTACACACCGGTCCAGCTCGACCCCGGTGGTTCGAACATGATTACCCAGTACGATATGTACGCAGTCGAAGACGTGGGTCTCCTCAAACTCGACTTCTTGGGTATTCGGAACCTTGCTATTTTGGCGGACGCGATTAACCTTGTGGAGAAGTATCGTGGGCAGAGATGGGACGTCCACACAATTCCCCTTGATGACAAAAAAACATTTGAGATGCTTTCGCGCGGTGAGACGGCGGGTGTATTTCAGCTGAACGGTGATGGAATGACTCGCTCTCTTGTCGATCTGAAACCAACCACAGTCCACGACATTAACCTTATGGTGGCCCTGTATCGTCCAGGTCCGATGGATAACATCAACGAATACATTGCCCGCAAACACGGGAGGACGACAATAACATACCCGCACCCGAAGATGAAGAGTTTCCTCGAACGCACCTATGGGGTGCTTGTGTATCAAGATGACCTTTTGATGACCGCAATCGAGGTCGCAGGATATTCGTGGGGTGAAGTCGATAAATTTCGTAAGGCGGTTGGTAAAAAGATCCCGGAGGAAATGGCAAAACAGCACAAGATATTCGTTCTAGGGTGCGAAAAGCATAGCGGAATGAAAAAAGAGGAAGCAGAAGCTCTCTGGAGGCTCTTTGAACCCTTCCAGGGATACGGGTTCAACAAGGCGCACGCCGCTAGTTACGGTGTGGTTGCCTATCAAACTGCTTTTATGAAGGCAAACTACCCGGCGGAATATATGACTGCGGTTTTGACTGCAGAAGCGGGAGACATTGAGAAAGTTGCCGGAATCATCGCAGATTGTACGCGCATGGGAATCTCTGTTCTGCCGCCAAACGTTAACGAAAGCTTTACCGACTTCACTGTTATTAAGGGAGTAGGAGAAGAAGGAGACAAAATTCGTTTCGGCCTGCTTTCGATAAAGAACTTCGGTCAGGATATCGCAGAAGCAGTCATTCTCGAGCGCGAATCAAAGGGGTCATTCCAATCGTATGCTGATTTTCTGGAGCGGATGAACCATAAAAACATGAATAAGAAATCCCTGGAATCCCTCATTAAAGCCGGGGCTCTTGATGAATTGGTCGAACGCGGCACGGCACTTGGTAGTTTGGAAACCGCTCTTGCGTACAACCGCGAACACGCAAGAAACGAAAAGGCTCAAAGCTCTCTCTTTGGTCTTATGGAAAACAAAACATCGGTTCCGCAACTGCGGTTGCCCGAGACTGAACCACTCAGTGAAGAACAGAAGCTCGCGTGGGAGAAAGAACTACTCGGTCTCTATATCTCTGGGAATCCGCTCAAGAAACACGAGAAACGACTAAAAGAGCTGCAAATAAACATTACTAAAGTCAAAAATTACCGTGATGGTGTCACGACACTTATCGGCGGCATCATTCTCGAGGCAAAGCCCATAATGACAAAGAAGGGTGAACAGATGGCCTTTCTCAAGGTAGCTGATTTTAATGATTCGATAGAGGTGGTCGTGTTTCCCTCTGCGTTTAGTAAATATAAGTCGCTTCTTGAGGCTGACAAACAAGTGCTGATGAAGGGGCGCGTATCGCGTCGAAATGGCGAGCCGAGCTTGGTCGTCGAAAGCATAAAAGAGCTTTAA